A genome region from Sphingobacteriaceae bacterium GW460-11-11-14-LB5 includes the following:
- a CDS encoding transcription-repair coupling factor: MIAHHVLFWLKADTTDEQKIAFRNSLQTLENIEVVKTFHIGVPAPIERAVVDTTYTFSLILFFEDLAAHDVYQVHPLHKAFLDEFRVYFEKVVIYDAA, translated from the coding sequence ATGATCGCACACCACGTTTTATTCTGGCTCAAAGCCGATACCACCGATGAGCAGAAAATTGCTTTCCGCAATAGCTTACAAACATTAGAGAACATTGAAGTTGTAAAAACTTTTCACATTGGCGTACCGGCACCGATTGAGCGTGCTGTGGTAGATACCACTTATACCTTTAGCCTCATTCTTTTCTTTGAAGATTTGGCTGCACATGATGTTTATCAGGTACACCCACTACATAAAGCTTTCCTGGATGAATTCAGGGTTTATTTCGAAAAGGTTGTCATTTACGATGCAGCATAA
- a CDS encoding TonB-dependent siderophore receptor, with protein MDKKFTFFLNIIAFFLLLAGNTMAQSKNGSVSGSVKTSDGNPASYVSVGLKNTGKTTQTDEKGNFTIKNVIPGTYTIKTSAIGVAAQEKSVTVVAGATANADFTIAESSSQLDEVAINGYKTPNRKPANLGKIAIAPMDLPQAVQIIGRQIITDQQVNSLGDVMKNVNGVALGANRGAVGENFFARGYSLGSNNIFKNGARTTIGGSPEASTLESVEVLKGSAALLYGGVSGGAVVNMVTKKPKFENGGEVSMRTGSYDQYKPMVDLYGPISKKLAFRAIGTYENAGSFRDYVKSKRIYINPSLLYKISEQTEVLVQGDYLKSDFTPDFGVGSVNSQIVDFGRDKFINTPWAYNKTNTTTAQANLTHKFNENWKLNAIGSFQAYNRNYYGSDRIQANTAGISARNLSRALSKEYTYNQQININGSFSTGSIKHTVLFGVDADQSRVTSNAFAYGKDAKGAYITTLNYGNVNVFDESTYYGSGLMPEAFAITSTLAPIYRYGAFFQDLIEVTEQFKVLAGLRYTDQKNASSRALNIESGITAPGATKFDDAFSPKLGLIYQPLKTMSMYVSYANNFIPNTGVDINNNALPPSTVNQYEAGLKNDFFGGKLSANLTYYKIINDNISQAAILPDGTTSSVYKQLNGQTTSDGLELDVNGNLAKGLNFLLGYSYNFMRYTNTADVTGMIEDVRLVGTTKNTANATLFYTFQDGAVKGLKLGASAFYTGKRNGGWNDAKNAPTLRLIPLSAFTTLDFSAGYNWKKFSLLAKVSNITNELNYFVHENYSVNPIAPRQFVTTLSYRF; from the coding sequence ATGGATAAAAAATTTACTTTTTTTTTAAATATTATAGCTTTTTTTCTGCTTTTAGCAGGAAATACAATGGCACAAAGCAAAAACGGATCTGTTTCAGGTTCGGTTAAAACCAGCGATGGCAATCCGGCAAGTTATGTAAGTGTGGGTTTAAAAAATACCGGTAAAACGACACAAACTGATGAGAAAGGTAATTTCACGATCAAAAATGTAATACCAGGCACTTATACCATTAAAACATCAGCTATAGGTGTAGCTGCACAGGAAAAATCAGTTACTGTTGTTGCTGGTGCGACTGCAAATGCTGATTTCACCATTGCAGAATCTTCATCGCAATTGGACGAAGTCGCCATTAACGGATACAAAACACCTAACAGAAAGCCAGCTAACTTAGGTAAAATCGCCATTGCTCCTATGGATCTTCCACAGGCAGTGCAGATTATTGGAAGGCAGATCATTACGGATCAGCAGGTAAATAGTTTGGGCGACGTAATGAAAAATGTGAATGGTGTAGCCTTAGGTGCTAATCGTGGTGCAGTTGGCGAAAATTTCTTTGCAAGGGGTTATAGCTTAGGAAGCAATAACATTTTCAAAAATGGAGCAAGAACAACTATTGGTGGCAGCCCTGAGGCAAGTACATTAGAATCGGTAGAGGTTTTAAAAGGAAGTGCCGCTTTACTTTATGGTGGTGTTAGTGGTGGAGCTGTTGTGAATATGGTTACCAAGAAACCTAAATTTGAAAACGGTGGTGAGGTAAGTATGAGAACAGGTAGTTATGATCAATACAAACCAATGGTTGATCTTTATGGTCCAATATCAAAGAAACTTGCTTTTAGAGCAATTGGTACTTACGAAAATGCCGGAAGCTTTAGAGATTATGTAAAATCAAAACGTATTTACATTAACCCATCATTATTATATAAGATAAGTGAGCAAACTGAGGTTTTGGTTCAAGGTGATTATTTGAAAAGCGATTTCACTCCAGATTTTGGTGTAGGATCGGTGAATAGTCAGATTGTAGATTTTGGCCGCGATAAATTCATTAATACCCCTTGGGCTTACAATAAAACAAATACCACTACTGCCCAAGCCAATTTAACGCATAAATTTAACGAAAACTGGAAATTAAATGCAATTGGATCTTTCCAGGCTTATAATCGTAATTATTATGGATCAGACCGCATCCAGGCCAATACAGCAGGTATTTCTGCAAGAAATCTTTCCAGAGCACTAAGTAAAGAATATACTTACAACCAACAAATTAACATTAACGGAAGTTTTAGCACAGGAAGCATTAAACATACTGTTTTGTTTGGGGTAGATGCAGATCAATCGAGAGTAACCAGCAATGCATTCGCTTATGGCAAAGATGCTAAAGGTGCTTACATTACTACTTTAAATTATGGTAATGTTAACGTTTTCGATGAATCTACTTATTACGGTTCGGGATTAATGCCTGAAGCATTTGCCATAACAAGCACACTTGCACCAATTTATAGATATGGTGCTTTCTTTCAGGATTTAATCGAAGTAACTGAACAATTTAAAGTATTGGCAGGCTTACGTTATACAGATCAGAAAAATGCAAGTTCAAGGGCTTTAAACATAGAAAGTGGAATAACAGCACCAGGTGCTACAAAGTTTGATGATGCTTTTTCTCCGAAATTGGGTTTAATTTATCAACCCCTCAAAACCATGTCAATGTATGTGAGTTATGCAAATAACTTTATTCCAAATACGGGTGTTGATATTAACAATAATGCACTTCCACCATCAACTGTAAATCAATACGAAGCTGGACTTAAAAATGATTTCTTCGGCGGGAAGTTATCAGCCAATCTAACTTATTATAAAATAATCAATGATAATATTTCACAGGCCGCTATACTTCCAGACGGAACGACCAGCAGTGTTTATAAACAATTAAACGGTCAAACAACCAGTGATGGATTGGAACTTGATGTTAACGGAAATCTCGCTAAAGGACTCAACTTTTTATTAGGTTATAGTTATAACTTTATGCGTTACACCAATACAGCTGATGTTACCGGGATGATTGAGGATGTTCGTTTAGTAGGTACAACCAAAAACACGGCGAATGCGACTTTATTTTACACTTTCCAGGACGGTGCGGTTAAAGGCTTAAAATTAGGTGCCTCTGCATTTTATACGGGCAAACGTAATGGAGGTTGGAACGATGCTAAAAATGCACCAACTTTGAGGTTAATTCCACTAAGTGCATTTACCACCCTGGATTTTTCTGCAGGATATAACTGGAAAAAATTCTCGCTTCTTGCTAAAGTTTCGAACATTACCAATGAGCTGAATTATTTCGTTCACGAAAACTATAGCGTAAACCCTATTGCCCCACGCCAGTTTGTAACGACCCTGTCTTATAGATTCTAA
- a CDS encoding DNA ligase D, protein MSLKKYVAKRDFSKTTEPKSGKSSDRNKLHFVIQKHDASRLHYDFRLEMEGVLKSWAVPKGPSTDPKTKRLAMMVEDHPYDYKDFEGIIPQGEYGGGTVIVWDEGTYEPIETIKGKKAQEKHLLGQLKDGSLKIKLNGEKLHGEFALVKTHGMGENGWLLIKHKDDYASVKDITKEDKSVLSGKTIEKMEKTSDKVWKEGKEQDLKTEKKSPKGKVKKETKAVGDDVVVDVKAILKKAPKTAIPKGIKPMLATLVDEPFDDPDWQYEVKWDGYRALAFVNKGKVDLLSRNNKSFNEKFYPIYDLLLGWKMNAVLDGEILVLNSKGVSNFGSLQNWRSEADGELVFYVFDILWYDGKNLMELPLYQRQAILNEVLPTDDDRVRLGKVFKASGVDFFDAASRMGLEGIIAKKTDSIYATDRRSKEWLKIKVQKRQEVVIAGFTKNADTAKSFSSLLLGVYEKGKLQYVGKVGTGFSDKLQKTMMEQFKPIIIDKSPFESIPDVNKPSRFRPNPPKAQATWLKPELVCEVAFTEVTEDGVFRHPSFQGMREDKKAKEVVREAEMPTDQIVDDTKEKSPHAAAIKAPKGKEPKTLLNPKDETQVRKVKGHELKFTNLSKIYWPEDKVTKRDMFNYYYQVAEYIMPYLKDRPQSLNRFPGGIHGPSFYQKDVKGKAPDWAETFPYENGEGEKKEYLVGTDEASLLWMASLGCIEMNPWFSRVQSPDNPDYCVIDLDPDKHTFDQVVQAALETKKVLDAINVPGYCKTSGSTGMHIYIPLNAKYTYEQSQMFAKIVVNLVHNQIPEYTSLERMVAARKGKMYLDFLQNRPGATIAGPYSLRPKIGATVSMPLHWDEVKPGLKMKDFNIFNTIDRLKVEGDLFKGVLGKGIDLMKAIDKAKSVFG, encoded by the coding sequence ATGAGTCTGAAAAAGTATGTTGCCAAACGCGATTTCTCCAAAACTACCGAACCAAAATCGGGCAAAAGCAGCGATCGGAATAAATTACATTTTGTAATCCAAAAACATGATGCTTCGCGGCTGCATTACGATTTCAGACTCGAAATGGAAGGTGTGCTAAAAAGCTGGGCCGTACCGAAAGGCCCCTCAACCGATCCAAAAACCAAACGTCTGGCCATGATGGTAGAGGATCATCCATACGATTATAAAGATTTTGAAGGCATTATCCCACAAGGCGAATACGGTGGCGGAACCGTTATTGTATGGGATGAAGGAACTTATGAGCCTATTGAAACGATTAAGGGCAAAAAAGCACAGGAAAAACATTTATTAGGTCAGTTAAAAGATGGTTCTTTAAAAATCAAGCTCAACGGAGAAAAACTTCATGGCGAGTTTGCACTTGTGAAAACCCATGGGATGGGCGAAAACGGCTGGCTGTTAATCAAACATAAAGATGATTATGCTTCTGTAAAAGACATTACCAAAGAAGATAAATCGGTGCTTTCTGGAAAAACAATCGAAAAGATGGAAAAAACATCCGATAAGGTTTGGAAAGAAGGGAAGGAGCAGGATTTAAAAACTGAAAAAAAAAGCCCGAAAGGAAAAGTAAAGAAAGAAACCAAAGCGGTGGGTGATGACGTCGTGGTAGATGTAAAAGCCATACTGAAGAAAGCCCCTAAAACCGCTATTCCAAAAGGCATAAAACCCATGCTGGCCACCTTGGTTGACGAACCTTTCGACGATCCTGATTGGCAATATGAGGTAAAATGGGATGGTTATCGTGCCCTGGCCTTTGTCAATAAAGGAAAGGTTGATCTGTTGTCAAGAAATAATAAATCCTTTAACGAAAAATTTTATCCCATTTACGATCTGCTTTTGGGCTGGAAAATGAATGCGGTATTGGATGGTGAGATTTTGGTTTTAAATAGCAAAGGTGTGTCTAATTTTGGCTCGCTGCAGAACTGGCGAAGCGAAGCTGACGGAGAACTTGTTTTTTATGTGTTCGATATTCTCTGGTACGATGGTAAAAACCTGATGGAACTGCCACTTTACCAGCGACAAGCCATATTGAACGAGGTACTGCCAACTGATGATGACCGTGTGCGCCTTGGGAAAGTTTTTAAAGCCAGTGGAGTAGACTTTTTTGATGCGGCCAGCAGAATGGGCTTGGAAGGCATTATTGCCAAAAAAACGGATAGTATTTATGCAACAGACCGGAGATCGAAAGAATGGCTGAAAATTAAGGTACAGAAGCGGCAGGAAGTGGTTATTGCCGGTTTCACCAAAAACGCCGATACTGCTAAATCTTTCAGCTCTTTACTATTAGGCGTGTATGAAAAGGGAAAACTACAATATGTGGGCAAAGTAGGGACTGGTTTTTCAGATAAACTTCAGAAAACCATGATGGAGCAGTTTAAGCCGATTATTATCGATAAAAGCCCCTTCGAGAGTATTCCTGATGTAAATAAACCCTCCCGCTTCAGGCCAAATCCACCAAAAGCACAAGCCACCTGGTTAAAGCCAGAATTGGTATGCGAGGTTGCTTTTACTGAAGTAACGGAAGATGGTGTTTTCCGTCACCCGTCTTTCCAGGGCATGCGTGAAGATAAAAAAGCCAAAGAAGTGGTAAGGGAAGCCGAAATGCCTACAGATCAAATTGTCGACGACACTAAAGAGAAAAGTCCCCATGCAGCGGCAATAAAAGCTCCAAAAGGTAAAGAACCTAAAACTTTGTTAAATCCGAAAGATGAAACACAGGTCAGGAAAGTTAAAGGCCACGAACTTAAATTCACCAACTTAAGTAAAATATATTGGCCCGAAGATAAGGTAACCAAAAGAGATATGTTTAACTACTATTACCAGGTTGCTGAATATATAATGCCTTACCTGAAAGACCGGCCTCAATCGCTTAACCGCTTTCCGGGTGGAATACATGGTCCGAGTTTTTACCAGAAAGATGTAAAGGGAAAAGCACCAGACTGGGCCGAAACTTTCCCCTATGAAAATGGCGAAGGTGAAAAAAAAGAATACCTGGTGGGAACGGATGAAGCTTCATTACTCTGGATGGCCAGTTTAGGCTGTATAGAAATGAATCCCTGGTTTAGCCGGGTACAAAGTCCCGATAATCCAGATTACTGTGTAATTGATTTAGATCCCGATAAGCATACTTTTGATCAGGTGGTACAGGCCGCTCTGGAAACTAAAAAAGTATTGGATGCCATAAATGTTCCCGGTTATTGTAAAACCTCAGGTTCAACCGGAATGCATATTTACATTCCCTTAAATGCCAAATATACTTATGAGCAAAGTCAGATGTTTGCTAAAATAGTGGTCAACCTGGTGCACAATCAAATCCCTGAATATACTTCGCTCGAGCGGATGGTGGCGGCCAGAAAAGGTAAAATGTATTTAGATTTTTTGCAGAATAGGCCAGGGGCAACCATTGCCGGACCTTATTCATTGCGCCCGAAAATTGGTGCAACCGTATCAATGCCTCTGCATTGGGATGAAGTTAAACCTGGCTTGAAAATGAAAGATTTTAATATTTTTAATACCATCGATCGCTTAAAAGTGGAGGGAGATTTGTTTAAAGGTGTACTGGGCAAGGGAATTGATTTAATGAAGGCCATTGATAAAGCCAAAAGTGTTTTTGGATAA
- a CDS encoding L-glyceraldehyde 3-phosphate reductase, producing the protein MNQNISTDRYDKMLYRRCGNSGIKLPAISLGLWHNFGHVNVFENSKNLIYTAFNNGITHFDLANNYGPPPGSAEEVFGKILHEDFKGYRDEMIISSKAGYTMWDGPYGDWGSKKYLVSSLDQSLKRMKLDYVDIFYHHRPDPETPLEETMGALSLLVQQGKALYVGISNYKAEEAAKAIKILKDNGTPCLIHQPKYSMFERWVEDGLLDVLAQNGVGCIPFSPLAQGLLTDKYLHGIPSDSRVATSGIFLKESNITPEKLAVIAKLNDVAKSRGQKLAHMALSWILKDNRITTVLIGASKPEQITDSIKALDNIEFSDAEVKLIDEILS; encoded by the coding sequence ATGAATCAAAACATTTCAACAGATCGTTACGACAAAATGTTATATCGCCGTTGTGGAAACAGCGGCATAAAATTGCCCGCAATATCGTTGGGTTTATGGCATAATTTCGGACATGTAAACGTTTTTGAAAACAGCAAAAACTTAATTTATACCGCTTTTAACAATGGCATTACCCATTTCGATTTAGCCAATAACTATGGTCCCCCTCCCGGGTCGGCTGAAGAAGTTTTCGGAAAAATCCTTCACGAAGATTTTAAAGGTTATCGTGATGAAATGATTATTTCAAGCAAAGCCGGATATACCATGTGGGATGGTCCTTATGGCGACTGGGGTTCGAAAAAATACTTGGTTTCCAGTTTAGATCAAAGCTTAAAACGCATGAAACTGGATTATGTTGATATTTTTTACCACCACCGTCCTGATCCTGAAACCCCGCTTGAAGAAACCATGGGTGCCTTAAGTCTCCTGGTTCAGCAAGGAAAAGCTTTGTATGTTGGTATTTCGAATTATAAGGCAGAAGAAGCTGCAAAAGCAATTAAAATTTTAAAAGATAACGGCACGCCCTGTTTAATCCACCAGCCTAAATACTCGATGTTTGAACGTTGGGTTGAAGATGGTTTGCTTGATGTTTTGGCCCAAAATGGTGTAGGCTGTATTCCATTTTCACCATTGGCACAAGGTTTACTTACCGATAAATATTTACACGGTATTCCTTCCGATTCGAGAGTAGCAACCAGTGGTATCTTCCTGAAAGAAAGCAACATCACACCCGAAAAATTAGCTGTCATTGCCAAATTAAACGATGTTGCCAAATCACGCGGACAAAAATTAGCACATATGGCTTTATCGTGGATATTGAAAGACAATAGAATTACCACAGTTTTAATAGGTGCCAGTAAACCAGAACAGATTACGGATTCAATTAAAGCTTTAGATAATATCGAATTTAGTGATGCGGAAGTAAAACTGATTGATGAAATTTTAAGTTAA
- a CDS encoding DUF3606 domain-containing protein, whose amino-acid sequence MMDDKLKNGSADRAKININEGYELDYWSNKFGVSKDKLKAVVQTVGTSAREVENYLKK is encoded by the coding sequence ATTATGGATGATAAACTAAAAAACGGTAGTGCTGATCGGGCTAAGATCAACATTAACGAAGGTTATGAGCTGGATTATTGGTCTAACAAATTTGGGGTGAGCAAAGATAAACTGAAAGCCGTGGTGCAAACAGTTGGTACCTCTGCCCGTGAAGTGGAAAATTATTTAAAAAAGTAA